The Acanthochromis polyacanthus isolate Apoly-LR-REF ecotype Palm Island chromosome 16, KAUST_Apoly_ChrSc, whole genome shotgun sequence genome segment tcaaatcactctgcagcaattgggtaggtatacaaccaatcagcgcaacgaataggctgacataattcctagagcaccggaaatcagaggatgcgggagttcggtgaagccttatttatacagtcaatgttGCCAGTaaacttcagtgccgtcctttgtttatctttccaGTTGAATTtcagcttcaaatctttaagggctgtggccaaagccgagtcgaaagataactgtttattgtgcgcagccatcttcttgtctatccttgtttctatggttgtttctggttgtttctgtcagaatcgtggcgcctctgtcgtcacttagttacgcccgccttctgactctacacttcatggtgattcgtcagcgagttttaggagaatccaacctcgaggcttaccgagggtaactagaccgaccctggcagagaattaaattcaatgccgtgggttgtctagcgcggctaggctagttgcacagtagaagaagagaaaataaaccaacaaaggtcACTTGTGTCTGGAGCGCCATCTAGTGGTGACAACAGAAACGTCGGGTACTGCAGGGGAAGGCCAAATGAATGCGGTCTTTACTGTAATTTCGTCAATtctaatattgacaaaattattttgCGGGCCGGATTGAAAATCCCAACAGGCCATATGTGGCCCGGGGGCCGTAGTTTGCCCATGCCTGCTTTAAGccaacaaggacatttctaaaagtGAAACAACAGTTACTGAGCATGTATGTTAAATAGTGCTGCTGCATGACCAGTGAGTTACCTCCACCTCCACATAAAGATCATTTAATACAGTTGAAGCACTGAAAAAATAAGTGGGTCTTGATTTGGGATTGTTTTGTTACATTATGCATCACTGTTATGACTCTTGTCATGACAACCTGATATCTCCAGATTAGACATTTTAGGATAAACTGGGAGACCAAAAAGCTGTGCAAAGAAAATCATTCATTACCACGTTTGGTATGGACTGATAAAACTCTCCTACATGTTAATCTGTTGTCATTATGAATATAGTTGCATTGTTAACCGAGAACAGCTGGCATTTATTTGAGgatacaggttttttttttttccagagtgtGAAATTCTTCTTAGTctttaaaaagtctaaaaatacCTCGTTGCAATTCTTAGAACAAgtctgtttttcctgtttcatgaACAGTTTACAGTTTTGAGACGCATGGTTTCCACAGGACAGAGACCTGTGCAAATCCAGTGTTCACACAAAGAGTGGAAATGGGAggtgggagcaaaaacaaagagcTTTCCTGTTGTTTGGCAAGACAGGAGAGCCGTCCTGGGCAGACGACAGGGATGTTATTCTGATTTCTTCTGTCTGATACCtgggatttctgttttttttttttaaaggggtGTATACCAGCCTCCATTCACATGTCTAATGGgagattcctgctgctttcctgctgctgttccaGGAGGGTCAGGAGGGAAAGAGGAGTGAAAGAGAACCAGactggagaaagagagagagagagagagagagagagagagagagagagagagagcaactCGGAGGTACAGAGGGAGTTTTTGCTGCTGAAGGAAAAGCAGAGTTTGTAGGAAGCAGAAAATGGGACCGGCTGCCACCTTGCTCGCTCTCCTGTATTTATGTtctctgggtgtgtgtgttcctACAGGGACGAACAACGCTGCACCAACACAGGTCAGAACTTTGTATACTGCATGTCCAGttacatgttgttttttttctttttgaactaCTGAAATGTGGATTCAGCTGATTTTGAACAGGAGATGTTGCTGCTACTGTTGCGTCTTGCCTTTTACTGACTATGATCCATCATGCCGGGTTGTTTGGATCAGACACCGAAACTATTCACACCGCTCTGAGTACATGTCTGTGAGTGTGCAGGACTTAAACAAGGCAGAGAACATTAAGATTTATTCTGCaacaaaatatggcaaaagAGTGAGTGAGGTGCAAACATTCGGTGAATGGCTCATCTACTGTAAGTGATGATGTCATGGATGGATGACAACACCAGACATGTCAGTGACTAATAGAGGATTAAGGATGACACACCCAGAGAAGCAGGTTGACCAGACAGGTTTTTCTTACACCAAGCTTAGTGTGAGAGTCAGGCTTGAAAATGAAACATACCTCTCCCTCTGTCAGCCTACAAGCCACTGAGGGAAGTGTAGTAGATAGTGATAGCTAAGATGGATAGATTTTTTGACAATCACACCAAGAGGACTTGACGTTAGAATAAGCTTTACAaggataaaaatgcaaaaaggtaGGGGTTTATTTCCACtcacaaatgtacaaaaaccAACACAAGGCTGAATATTTAACTAGAATTTGACTGAGACAATTTGCCAATGCCTCAAGAATCCTGGAAGTTTGGTCAATGGACCGGGCCATCGTGTGTTTATCCACAGACCGGTGAAACTTAAAGGAAATGAACTTAGTTGAGCTCCATCTTTGTCCATAATTTTGATAGAACTGTCATTGTTGGCAAAGTGATCTGACTTCTTTCTATTGTAAGGAATTTTTAAACCTGAGCTGGTCTAAATGTGTATAAAGAGCTCCTTTAAAGAACCTGGAGTTTGATAGAGTTTTAGTGAGCTTGTTTTTAACATCTAAAGTTTATTCTATGAAGTTGTAGGGAAACTGGGTTTGTTTTATGACCTTATCTCCAGAGCCAAGAAGCTGACCAGACTTaaatttaacacacacattatgaggtttttttttctgcatgtgtgtgtgtttgtcagtcaTCTTCGCTGAAGGTGAAGAGGGCGAGAGGCGACTATCCTGATATTCTGCCAGAACCTGAACCAGAGCCAACCAGCCCAGTATCAGACTTTGAAAACTCATACAACTATGTCTGTAGGTCattttttacatgttaaaaGTCTTGAAATACTGTCCAATTGTAGTCATATATCTGTCATATAAAAAATTACAGCCACAAGCCTTATCTCTGTTGTTGAAAGTAACGCAGTAATATTTGATATTTAGTGCAACACAGCTGCATTtggttgctttgtttttccCGCTCTCAtctttcctcctccatcatactcTGTGCTGCATTCTGTTCTGTTCCGTCCCTCAGTGTCCAGACTAGCTGGCATGGACCAGGCCATCCACAAGTTAAATGTCGGTCACTACACCCTGGATGTTAAAGTCAGCCAGCTGATGGATCGCTTGTCCAGGATGGATGGTACGACTTGACGTTTCTTCCTTTAAATCTGTTTATTACATCAGAGCTATGTTTTTAGCAATCCCACAAGTTCAGTAAGTTTCACTgcaaaatagacaaaagacGGTAATGATTTAATATAGGGTTTTTATTTTCCACTGCAGACCCTAAACTTAAAGAGGACTAATGAGAAAGATGCCATGCGCTGTACTTAGTTttatatttccttttttgtggTTTCCCATCACTAACCTGCCAGCTAAAGTCGGGGAGCTGGAGGACAGCATCCGGGAAGTCTACCAGCACAGCAAGGACAACCGCAAGGAGATTGGAAGACTGGAAGGTATAAGTGGCACCcaatgtgactaaatgtttcagtgtagattctcagtcatcctgCTCATGGTAATCCTCTGCTACAGTTAAAGGCATTTGGAGCAGTTGTTTTGGTTTGACAAGATGGTTCACCTCTCATCCATGAGGCCTCCTCATTTCCAAATGACTGGTGAGGAATCCCAGGTATTTTTTGTCACCCCCAAATCACATGATGTGTTTCATTAACATTAGGACTCGCATGCAACAACGTATCAGTGGTTGTGAAACTGCCTGGTAGTGGTTCATGGTGCAAACACAAGGCAGAGCATAAGAGAGTAGCTCCTCAGGACAAGTCCCAGTAGTCCCCATGTGTCTAAAGGATAAGGGACAGCGATGTACACAAGACAGTAAGGCAGACAGTTAGTAAGACGAGTTAATGAAGCCATTTATGTTCAACTGGAAcagccatctctaaacagaggaGGGTGTCTACAACATGATTCATCTGGTTCTTATAATGCAGTCCTGAAACTTCCTTCCCAGACAGTTTCACCGCCATTAATATTCTGAGTCATCGCTGACCAGGCGGTTTTAGAACTATTCACATTTAGAGATACAGGGTCATGAACACACCATGTGATTTGGTGGTGAAAAATAATTACCTGGAAGTCCCCGCAATTTCAGAAGAGGCCTATTGGATGAGAGGTGACAAGTCTTTAAGAAGAATTATGAAAGTTCAGTTGCCTTCTACTGAAGCACTTAGAATTTCTATGTTGCATTGCTTTTTTAACCcgtaagaacccagacccatttttccttataggacttaatgagttaaggtcagacataaagctttacaaggaagagactggggcactcaaagtgcttgttacactggcgTTGCCATGGGTTCTTATAggttaaaatgatgacagagatAGGGGATTGTTTGAAATTGATGGTATTTCATATCAAGTGCTATACTGTGGACAAGAATACTGAAGTATTCACAATGACAGCATGCAAGTTGACCTgaggaagagaaaataaaaatttgacCTGTGAACCTTTCTAAATAATGAGGAAAAATCAAAACATGTAAGCCATACTTTAATGGTCTCACAGCAGTATCAAGATAAATAACACTTTCAGGTCTTTCACTTCCAGTTtatcacaaaataaataatatgtgGTGTGTTAACAGCATTTCCTCCACTTTATATTTGATTGAAGAGGGGTTAGAAAAGCTGCAGACCAGAAGGAAATCTTTTCACTGTGTGTTACAGATGCAAGTGTAACCATGTACACAGAAAGACAGGATGAAACCCAAACGAGGCACATGATACAACATGCAGGAGCTGACTTATCCATGTTCAGTATGCAAATCAGCTTAATGCTTGTATTTAAGAGGTGTTTTGGAATTCTACTGTATGACACATGTCTGTCAGCTGCAGAGAGCTTTACAAATTAAATAATGCATGAAGGAAAATATTGAAGGGTGCCAGAGGTGCACTCAGATATTTTAAAACCAAAGAGATCATGGCTCAGCAGTGATAACTGCTTATCATCCAAATACCAGCAGCTGCTTGAGGCATGAAACCACAACATCAAGAATTAATCAAAGTTTTTGCTTCTATTCATGTTTGCAAACCCAGCAGTTTAAGATAAAACAATGTGCACTGCTTCTCTTAGCTGTGTGGCGTGTTTTAGCAAGTTTAACTGATAGTTTGTTATGACTCTATTTTGATTTTATCTTACCACTCTCATCAACCTTGTTTCCAGGGAAAcaggcagctgttttcaaaGCATCAACCTTCATAAACCCACTGTACACCTCACGATcaagcagcagacacagttaaCAACTAATTGGGGAACACAATGGAGCAATTAGCAGCTTAAGAGATGTGTATTTATCTGAGGAGCTGGTAGAggccaaaacagagctaaaacgAGGGACTCTGAAGGAACTCTTAATTTGTTTACCGATGTGTTTGTCAAAGTTAGAGTGAGCAAAATATAAATGTTGCATGCAAATGGTCTTCTTATCTTAGTCTTTCTGTGCACAAAAAGTTTTGGAGATGGTCCACTGCAGACAACTTCTCAACCACTGAGTAAATTCATACGCTTGTCTGATTTGGCTGTAAAGTGATCAGACACTGTGACAAGTTCACAGACACTCCTTTAACCAGAGACTATTAAAGGGcagttaaaatacaaatttgtacaaaaatgacatgatgTCACAGATGACGAGAGAAAGATGAAATTAGACTGCGGGCATGTCAGTGTCGTAGCCTGCATGTTCACAACTCCATCATTTGTTGTCTAATCGTTTTCGACAGATCTGGATGGTATGTGACAATGTgaattttttccccaaaatacCCAACCACAGAAGAGGTAGAAGGGGTGTGGGAGGGTGAGGGACGGGAGAAGAGGTGTGTGGGAGACAAAGAAACATATAGCACACAAtggcatacacacgtggacaaaattgttggtacccctcagttaaagaaggaaaaacccacaattctcactgaaatcacttgaaactcacaaaagtaacaataaataaaaatttattgaaaattaaataatcaaaatcagccatcacttttgaattgttgattaacataattatttaaaaaaaaaaaataatgaaacaggcctggacaaaaatgatggtacctctataaaagattgaaaactatttgaccagagtgacatgattaactcaggtgtgtcatttaattgacatcacaggtgtttccaaactcataatcagtcagtctgcctatttaaagggagacaagtagtcaccctgctgtttggtgaaaaggtgtgtaccacactgaacatggacaacagaaagcgaaggagagaattgtcccaggacatccgaaaaaaaatgatagacaaacatcttaaaggtaaaggctataagaccatctctaaacagcttgaagttcctgtgacaacagtggctcatattattcagaagttcaagacccacgggacagtagccaacctccctggacgtggccgcaagaggaaaattgatgacaaattgaagagacggatcgttggaattgtatccaaagagcccagagcaacctccaaagaaattaaaggtgaactccaaggccaaggtacatcagtgtcagatcgcaccattcgtcgttgtttgagccaaagtggacttcatgggagacgaccaaggaggacaccactgctgaaaaaaactcataaaaaagccagactggaatttgcaaaaatgcatgttgacaagccacaaagcttctgggagaatgtcctttggacagatgagaccaaactggagctttttggtaaggcacatcaactctatgttcatagactcaaaaaccaagcatacgaagaaaagaacactgtccctacggtgaaacatggaggaggctcagtaatgttttggggctgctttgctgcatctggcacagggtgtcttgaaagtgtgcaaggtacgatgaaatctgaagactatcaaggcattctggagagaaatgtgctgcctagtgtcagaaagcttggtctcagtcgcaggtcatgggtcttccaacaggacaacgatccaaaacacacagccaaaaacacccaagaatggctgagagaaaagcgttggactattctaaagtggccttctatgagcccagatctgaatcccattgaacatatgtggaaggagctgaaacatgccatttggagaagacccccatcaaacctgagacaactggagctgtttgctcatgaggagtgggccaaaatacctgttgacagctgcagaacgctcattgacaaatacagaaatcgtttaattgcagtgattgcctcaaaaggttgtgcaacaaaatattaagtgatgggtaccatcatttatgtccagccctatttcattagtttgttttttaaaatgattatgttaatcaacaattcaaaagtgatggctgattttgattatttaatttttaagacCCAGGTTTTAAGACCCAGTGAAACACTTTATTTGTCTTTGATATTAACAGCAGTGGGCACTGAGTTTAAAACTTTTCTCAATCTCAATGTTTCATAAAggatttgtgttgtttctctgtgtttcttaGGCTGTGAGAAGGGACGTCGGGTGGGATACAAATGTTATCTGGTGTACAATAGCTACGAGGATTACGCTGGAGCTTCCAGAAAGTGTCTGGAACGTGGCGGACGCATGGCGATGCCCCGCGACCGCAAAGAGCAGGAGGCCCTGGCTGAGTACGTCAAGGCCTTCTTTCAGCCGGGGAACTGGCCGGTGTGGTTGGGCATCAACGATCTGCGCTCTGAGGGCATGTACCTCTTCGATGATGGGACCAGAGTCTCATACTTCCAGTGGCGTAAACATTTCCTGTCCAGCCAGCCGGACGGAGGGAGGCGGGAGAACTGTGTGGCCATGTCGTCAGACGATGGCGACTGGTGGGACCACTACTGCGATCGGACCATGAACTATCTCTGCGAGTTTGATGACAGAGTGGCTCTTTAAAATGAACTCCTTTGCAAATATTCTTTCTCTGTCACATTACTACTGCTTTAAACTTTGATATCAGCTGTTACGtgttaaaagcaaaaaagccgttttattttcaagtaatttatttccctttaaaagacacaaacactccCATTCAAACGCTTGGGGTCactgaaaaatgtcagttttcaatgataacattaatcagaaatacagtctagacattgttaatgtggtaaatgactattctagctggaaacgactgatttttaatggaatatctccataggagtacagagaaacatttccagcaaccatcactccagtcttctaatgctacattgcattagctaatggtgttgaaaggctaattgatgattagaaaacccttgtgcaattatgttagcacatgattaaaagtgtgtgttttcatggaaaacttgaaattgtgtgggtgacaccaaactttttaACAGTTGTATACCTGGGATACCTAGGaacattttaatataaatatcCAGTATCACATCATTTAAGTATGCAAATAGCGTAGCATTGTTTTATTAGCATCAGTATCTTGCAGCATGGAAACATTTGTCATGAAAATATTCatggttttaggtttttacAGAACTGTCTCAAATGCGCACAAATTTCTGTCTTGTTATTGAGGTTCTGTGCTGAATACGTCTTTGTGTTATAAATATGATATTATCCATGCGGCTGAGGTAATATGAATGTAAGCCAGTCAGGACTCTGCTATGTTTTCATTCATGGAATTCAAAATATTTGTTTAACATTTCCAAGAAAGGAAAAATGTGAGGCTGGAGGCGCCTTCTGTAGAATCAGCACTCATCAAACATCTTGAAGATATAAATTAGTGTGTATGGGCTTTCAAGAATTAGGTAGTGGTTCTCTGTTACTTACTGATGATGTTTTAGTATGATCTGGCACAGGGTCAGACTCCTGTCAAGGTGCTGATTATCCACCATGTTTGGCCATAGCTGAACAATATTTATAGAGCTATAGTTTCACTTCCAAGTCTCCTTTCAACACCCTAAAATGATAAATGACCATGTGCAAATGTATTCGAAGATCCTACtgtatataaaacaaaaaagttgtaCTGAACATAGGAGGcggagtattttttttattattaaatctttACTAAAAGTTGACATGGATTACAGCATCATTTTCTGATCCAACAATGTTCAAGGTTAAAAGCTTTGCTTCCTCAATAGATTCAGCATTCACATCACTGTAACCCTGAGTGCTTCATTCAAAGTTAAGTggacttctttttttggttcttgaagatgtttcacctctcttCCTAATAGGCTTCTCTTAGTAGATTGTAGACAGTTCTCTTAACACAGAAGTGGATCTACAGCGCTACTTATATTACAGTCCTGAGATCCCTCACAGCCAGTTTCACGGTTATTTACATCTTGAGTCATGTTTCACAACTACTCAAACCTCAAGGCACATGAATCATTGGGTCACTCACAGGCTACGTGTCCTTCTGATTTGGAGGAAAGAATGAATAGGTAGAACACCAGTTAGCCAGAACTGAGGAAGAGAGTCCAGTTGCCTTTAACTGAAGCACTCAGGATCAGAAGAGCTGggtatcttttgtttttttaataccaGTGCTGGTACAATACAATGAGTTTTAGTGCCAAtcccaaaataaaacatctgatATCTCACTTTCAGAAACACAATAGTGAACGTTTTTAATTTAGCAATGCCAGCTGAGGTCCTAAAAATATCACATTGTCTCAGTCCATGCAAATGTACATGAATTTGGAATATACTTGGCCAAACTTTGatttaaatcaaagaacataatTACATATTTGACCATATACTGCAACCAGCATCTGGTACTTCATATTTGTTTTGCTGTAATCGTGAGGGATTTAAACATCAAACTGTCCCCAGTTCATGATAAATgatagtattttatttaaagataTAAAAAGATCAGTGTACAACATAGCAGCAATTACATCTTTGttttccccacttgaaaaataGCCAAGCACAATTTTATCTAAAAATATATCTGcattaaaagattaaaatatttttcttgaacttTTCCTTCAAAAGGAAGATAATTAGTTCAATTAAGTAGTCAGCTGTAGTATCGTATTGCTACAGCATTGGGTAATGAGGCCATTGGAAcctttcaaaattaaaaatgctACCTCTTGGGACCACTAAACGTGATGCACCTTTAATGTTAAAACTGCGAAAGCAAATCAGTGTCTTTTTTaataacatacacacacatatgttcTACAAAATCAAGTGCTAATTAAATTCAGTTGCATTACTTCTTTAATGCTTCCATCACAACTCTGACACAACAAAGAAGAGCAGTTGTCTTTGCCTCACAGTTCAGTATCAGACACGCCTCTTCATGATGTCATGAGTGTGACACGTGACGTCATCAACGTGAGTCAAAGAGCTGCGCTTCCTTTGTTCTTGTCAGTATTGTTTTTAACCTCTTGAACCCCTGATCAACGTCTACATGCTGACATGCAGATTTCACAGCTTTTGGTCCGCACATTGATATTTTAATGCTTCCATCACGACTCTGACACAACAAAGAAGAGCAGTTGTCTTTGCCTCACAGTTCAGCATCAGTCATGCCTCTTCATGATGTCATGAATTTGAGATGTGACATCATCAACGTGAGTCAAAGAGCTGCTCTTCCTTTGTGGTGTCAGTGATGTTTTAAACCTCTTGAACCTCTGATCAATGTCCACATGCAGCTTTCACAGGTTTCGGTCCGTACGTTGATATTTTAATGCTGAGCGGCCTGCAGGATGTCTGTCACAGTTGGCCTGTCCAGAGGGGTTTTACATGTATGACAGAGAAGCACCTTCCCTGCTTCGTCTAGCAAAAAGTCTCCTCCcatctggaagaaaaaaaaaagctcattgAAGCTGCATTCATGTAAAGTGAAAGATGACTTCCACAGAGAATTATTGGCAGAATGTATATCTCTTTTGAGCTCTTTAGCATCTTTTTGCTAACTAGAGGAGTAAATATACTG includes the following:
- the clec11a gene encoding C-type lectin domain family 11 member A isoform X1, whose protein sequence is MGPAATLLALLYLCSLGVCVPTGTNNAAPTQSSSLKVKRARGDYPDILPEPEPEPTSPVSDFENSYNYVLSRLAGMDQAIHKLNVGHYTLDVKVSQLMDRLSRMDAKVGELEDSIREVYQHSKDNRKEIGRLEGCEKGRRVGYKCYLVYNSYEDYAGASRKCLERGGRMAMPRDRKEQEALAEYVKAFFQPGNWPVWLGINDLRSEGMYLFDDGTRVSYFQWRKHFLSSQPDGGRRENCVAMSSDDGDWWDHYCDRTMNYLCEFDDRVAL
- the clec11a gene encoding C-type lectin domain family 11 member A isoform X2, which translates into the protein MFSGCVCSYRDEQRCTNTVSRLAGMDQAIHKLNVGHYTLDVKVSQLMDRLSRMDAKVGELEDSIREVYQHSKDNRKEIGRLEGCEKGRRVGYKCYLVYNSYEDYAGASRKCLERGGRMAMPRDRKEQEALAEYVKAFFQPGNWPVWLGINDLRSEGMYLFDDGTRVSYFQWRKHFLSSQPDGGRRENCVAMSSDDGDWWDHYCDRTMNYLCEFDDRVAL